From Spirochaetota bacterium, the proteins below share one genomic window:
- a CDS encoding Eco57I restriction-modification methylase domain-containing protein: TPESGAKLTIQEKAEILKNHIFGVDIDEQAVEVTKLSLMLKMLEGEWGFVKGTAVLPMLDKNIKCGNSLISGNVLELTRYFGNDYYKVKPFNWEEEFRSVMVDEGGFDVVIGNPPYIFARDEGFKKEEKEFFYKTYKVVQYQLNTYIMFTEKSYNLLKNLGRLGFIIPNNWLTIDTSLKFREFILKNTYNIEIVNSYDKVFQDANVDTSILIFSKKGDSNIKLNELINGKILPIIKCETKEFLSDKNLILNCDLIKNKKTINICQKININSKNLQDIVIIKAGIKAYEIGKGQPIQTKEMRDERVYHSTKKINDKYLKYLDGKDVKRYLIDWSGQYIKYGKNLAAPRTPDLFKGERILVRQIPGKLPYLIYSTLVKEDYINDLNSMIIKKQNNDYDLRYILGIINSKLISYWFYFKFGKMQRKIFPQFKIKELSLFPIKPIDFSNIREKEKHDKLCELVSIIIELNEKLKVRKNINTIQKQIEKTNKEIDDLVYDLYGITEEERKIIEGDINHNDTK, encoded by the coding sequence GACACCTGAGTCAGGTGCAAAACTCACAATACAGGAAAAAGCAGAGATACTTAAAAATCATATTTTTGGAGTTGATATTGATGAGCAGGCAGTGGAAGTTACCAAACTTTCTCTCATGCTTAAAATGTTGGAAGGTGAGTGGGGTTTTGTAAAAGGCACCGCAGTTTTACCAATGCTTGATAAAAATATCAAATGTGGAAATTCGTTGATATCAGGTAATGTTCTGGAACTAACAAGATATTTTGGAAATGATTATTATAAAGTCAAGCCGTTTAATTGGGAAGAGGAGTTTAGGAGTGTTATGGTGGATGAAGGGGGATTTGATGTGGTTATCGGCAACCCACCGTATATTTTTGCCAGGGATGAAGGTTTTAAAAAAGAAGAAAAAGAATTTTTTTATAAAACTTATAAAGTCGTTCAATATCAATTAAATACTTATATAATGTTTACAGAAAAATCATACAATTTATTAAAAAATTTAGGCAGATTAGGATTTATTATACCTAATAATTGGTTAACTATTGATACATCTTTAAAGTTTAGAGAATTTATTTTAAAAAATACATATAATATTGAAATAGTAAATAGTTATGATAAGGTCTTTCAAGATGCTAATGTTGATACATCAATTTTGATTTTTTCAAAAAAAGGGGATAGTAATATTAAATTGAATGAATTAATAAATGGAAAAATATTACCAATAATAAAATGTGAGACAAAAGAATTTTTATCAGATAAAAATTTGATATTAAATTGTGATTTAATAAAAAACAAAAAAACAATAAATATTTGTCAAAAAATAAACATAAATTCTAAAAATTTGCAAGATATAGTTATAATAAAAGCAGGTATAAAAGCATATGAAATTGGGAAAGGACAACCAATACAAACCAAGGAAATGAGAGATGAAAGGGTTTATCATAGCACTAAAAAAATAAATGATAAATATTTAAAATATCTGGATGGAAAAGATGTTAAAAGATATTTAATAGATTGGAGTGGGCAATATATTAAATATGGAAAAAATTTAGCAGCGCCAAGAACCCCGGATTTATTTAAAGGAGAAAGAATTTTAGTTAGACAAATTCCTGGGAAATTACCATATTTAATATATTCAACATTAGTTAAAGAAGATTATATAAATGATTTAAATAGTATGATAATAAAAAAACAAAATAATGATTATGATTTAAGATATATTTTAGGAATAATTAATTCCAAATTAATATCATATTGGTTTTATTTTAAATTTGGGAAAATGCAAAGAAAAATTTTCCCACAATTTAAAATAAAAGAATTATCTTTATTTCCAATTAAACCTATTGACTTTTCAAATATTAGGGAAAAAGAAAAGCATGATAAGTTGTGCGAATTAGTTTCAATAATAATTGAGTTGAATGAGAAATTAAAAGTAAGAAAAAATATAAACACTATTCAAAAGCAAATTGAAAAAACTAACAAAGAAATTGACGACCTTGTCTATGACCTTTACGGGATAACG